The window AGTACACCTGTTGCTTTATGGTTGAAAGAAGAAACAATGTTTAGGGccagataaaaacaaaaaaaaaagtccctcACCCAGGAGGTACTACAATTTTAAGCACTCTGCATTTGATCATTTGACATGCGTTGATAACAACTCTATATTGTGAAATTTAAGCTGGAGGTTCTTGTCTGTCGAATGTTGCATGAGCAGTAGGCCCAAATGGAATCTGCAGACTTTGACTTTTTGTGTGCTAATGTTAGGGGAAACTCGGggaaatggatttaaacatggttaaatgtgttaaacagagttTAGAGAACTACATCTTTATGGGTAACTGAGGAAGATTATCAAATTAACCAAATGCTGTTATTTAATAAACAGTGTCTATAACTTACTGAATGATGGATGTTCCAATTCTGCGGGCATACGTTCCCTGTGAGCCTGCTTATCAGTTTGCAGCTTGATAGACCGTATGATTGCATTAATCTTGTTGAGCCTTTCAATCATGTTTTTCACTTTAATCCTTCCCAACGCAGATCTCGTTCCCATCGGAGTTCTCGCAGACACTACAGTCGTTCCCGCTCGCGCTCCCATTCTCGCCGCAGGCGTTCACGCAGTCGCTCTTACAGCAGTGAATACCGTCGCCGCCACAGTCCAAGTCACTCTCCTATGTCGAACCGTAGACGCCATGTTGGTGACAGGGTGAGACCAAGAGTCAGATCCACACATGTTGCTTAACATGctgtttttcatcatttgcaCAGAGGCTTTGTACTGCTGACTTGtaattgatgatttttttttattttattttattttttttatactataGGCAAACCCAGACCCAAACTGCTGCCTGGGAGTGTTTGGGCTGAGCCTTTACACCACAGAGAGGGATCTGAGAGAGGTCTTCTCCAAGTACGGCCCTCTTAGTGATGTCTCCATTGTATACGACCAGCAGTCTCGGCGTTCTAGGGGGTTTGCCTTTGTCTACTTTGAGAACAGAGAGGATTCGAAGGAGGTAAACACTACATTTGACTAATAGCAAAAGCAATCTATTGGCAAATTATGAATTGataataatggaaaaaaaattatttgttggtTTATTTGGTTTTATTAAGAATAAAGGGCTGTATTCAAGAAACAGTTCTGTTCTGCTCTATACGTTtcttatgcaatttaaaatgttaatcagTTATAGTAAGATTTTGTGCATTGATTGTACTAGTATTCTGTATAATTGACCACATTGTGATTCATTAATGTAATGAAGTTGTATTatgtagcattaaaaaaaaaaaatgttaaaggctgtcaaattaaaatgtgaaattctAATATTCGTCGAATTTAAGATGAAAATGCACTTTTGAATTCTAAAATGAGCATTtacattttggatgtgtgccaggCACTGATGAAGACTTTCATTCTTGGGCTAAAACGGAAGCAGGGCAATGAATAAAATAGAACGCGGGTTTCTTtagacatgttttaaatgttgtatttccttttaaatggacacagcatctaaaaaatcaTCGTTATTgctcgagatgctgaaaaaaagcaGCGAGACAtgacgcaatggtcaaagacgtccgtctagagCAGTGCTTCTCAAACTTTTTTGCCAAGTACCACCTTCGATCAAATCAGAACATTCAAGTACCACCTAGTCACCACCAATGTTCACTCAAATATTTTTTCAGCATTCGGCAGATATAAATTAAGCGTAGTCTTAAGGATTGTGAGCAACATACACAATGTCATATTTGATTCATATCAATATTCCTGTAGTTTATACAATCAGCAAGAGTGTGTTTCTAAAATCAAACACAATATTAACATTTAGAAGTTTTGCAATCCAGTTCAAACAAACtactatatatatttagaaatgtgGAGCTTAGGCATTGCTAGACCCTGTTTTTCATCTTAGCCCTCCTAAAATTATGCAGCTAGCATCACCCTTAAAAATGTGATAATGTGCATGTGATCTATGAAAACAGCGGCCGCAGTAAGCTATCTGAGGTTCATTTTACTCTGAATCATGCCCTTACCAGTCGTTAACTTTAAAACTTGTCAAACTAAGTATTTTCCTTCCCTCTAGTCATAGGCGGACTCGGCCACATAGCCTTGCGCAAAGCTGTCAGACGCGTACTCCACTTCTCTGTCCCTCATATGAGCAATCTTCCAGTGAAATCAAAACAAAATGCAGCCAAATACAACCCAGTGTCTTTGAGTCAAAAGCACTATTTAAGATCATAGACTTTAAGCAAGTCTGAGAAAGTGTAAAATAAACGGAATATCTTGCCTCATTCGCATCAGTATTTGCTGTTATGTTTTCTGTTTGGGAACAATATTGTGATGTGCGCACAGTGATCAGTGCAGCCGCGCAACGAGAACGTTACCTATTCACATCCTGCAAATATACTCGGTCGTGCTGTGTACCACAGAGAACAGCTGGTCTAGAGCATGCTTGCATAGAAAAAGACGGACACCATCGGAGTGAACTTGTGGATGTAGGAGACAACGTcgatttaaaaatcagatgtcttgtagtttttttccccccttcctgaataatgtttaatttgaatATAATTAGAAGTTTGGATCTATTTAAGTGAAAAATtaagtttctcagccctgttgacaccCTAAAAGGAAGTACAGTGCAGAATGTACCGTTCCCGTAGATACTTTATGGGCAGCAACAAAAAAGGAATGGAATGAAGCAGAAGGAATATAATTGAGTGATTGTTTGTGGTCAGTATTAATTATTCTgggttattttcatttttaggctAAAGAGCGTGCAAATGGTATGGAGCTGGATGGCCGCAGAATCAGAGTGGACTTCTCGATTACAAAGAGACCACACACCCCTACTCCTGGAATTTATATGGGTAGACCAACATAGTGAGTCTGATTTCAGTTATGAATCCAATACTGTGATTCTGATTTCTAACAGTCAGCACACTCTCTAGGACCTGATCCGATcatttggaataaaaaaaattatatccctCACTCTTGAACAGATTTAATCATTGTCGTTGAGTGTTTGTAAGTTAATGCTTAATTAGCCAAATCATTTCTTTATCCGAGTAGTGGTGGAGGCCCAAGCGTTAGCAGCAGACACCGTGATTACAACGAACGTGGCTATGACCGGGGGGGATATGATCGTTATGATGACCGTGATCACTACAACAACAGGTCGTACAGGTAAGAACAAAACGTCTTGATATCTTGCTATTGATCAGCTGTCTATATGTTGTTTGAAGTGACATGCTGTTGTTGTGCATACTAAACTACATCAGTAGATTGCATACAGCAAAATATTCCTCTACATGCATACAGTACAGTTTGTTGTATGCAATAATTGAAACCATTTGAACTATGCTAAATAATTTTGAATGTCACGTGTTAGCAATGATTTGGATGCTGGTCTTTCCATTGAGTACTGTTTTATGCTCGCAGAAGAAGGTCCCCCTCTCCCTACTATGGACGAGGTCCGTACAGGTCAAGATCACGCTCTCGCTCCTACTCCCCACGTAAGTACTGCACATGAGGATACCAACAACTCTTGAATTGTGAATCTACAACAGCCTTTTCCCCCTTGTTTTATAGTTCAAGTGTGTTTGACCCCAACGCAGTGTGAATTCTCTGGTCGCGTATGTTAGATCCAGTCTCTTTACTAGACCCCTCTCTCtttccgtcagaagatatccaaatatcagagttttgtttgatagCCAAAAACAGTCagcatcaacagcttatgttaactctTCTACCAGCCCAAGAGGTAATGTAGCAAAAGGCAGGAGACAAAGTGAAGGTGAAAACGAGCAGAATTTATTGAATAAACTTAGTTGCGTCTTTCTCAGTGCTCAGTCTGACTTTCTCTGATCAGCTCGAACTCAACATGTTTTATTATGCCTCACAACATCGTTCCCTGATGTTGGAGACCTTGAAATGGAGACTactctttatctctaacttgtgaAGACAATATAGCACACAGCATAAGATTAAATGGTAAAGAATACAAAAAGTGAAAAGTAATAAGTAAAAACCAATATATAAAATGGTACGTTTATGGATAAGGAAGTTATATAAAAGAAATGAAGAACACACAGAACACAAGTGTATTACAACACACTGGTTGTCTTTAAACACTGAAATTAGAACCTTAGATCCTTCACATAGAAAGCAAGTGAAAATGTGAATTTTATTTGTTCTCGCAGGTCATTACTGAAAAGTGAACAGTCCTCTCACCCTTCCTGGATACGATGATGACAATGACAACAGATTTTTATTTCTGGTGACATGAGTTTTAATCTACTTTAAACTCATCCCCTTCTATTTCTTGCCTAAAGATTTCATGTTTCCTTGACCAGTCTGGATGTTGGATGAaaatttttgcacttttttttttttctgatgctaaatttgcatttgttttgtatTGTGATTAGGTTTCCGGCTCCTTACACCTCattatgtttttatgtattttaagctTAGTATTGCAGTGGTCATGCAATAAACTGCTTTATACCTCCTACCTGGTGTGAGTTTCTGCTTggaacatttaaaacatgaaaactGCAGTATGTATGATTCAAACATGAACCTAAATCCTGATAATTGGAATATTTTTACACTCAACCCAAGTGAACTGATGATTAATTTTGGTGTATGAATCTTTTCCAATGTTGTCTCAATATTATTTATAACAATACTTTAAACAACCTGAAAATGGTGTTGTTGAGAACTTAGGCGTATTTATTGTTGGAAGTTTTGCAGATTGGATACCAGCTGTTGTCTTTATGCTACTTTATGGAATCAAGATTGTGTCCACCTCATCGCAGGGTTATGGTCAGCATACTGATGATGTAATGCATGCCAATATTCTCTTGAGGCATTTACCTTGAAGTGAATAGGTCTATTGAATCAGAATGCTGAACACCAGTGCTTATGAAAAGGTGTTCCAGTTTAAGTCGTTATCTCAGAATATCTACTTCCAAATGGAATCAACCGAAATACTTCTCCGGTGAATGTGGTTTAAAGTACTCAAGGATTTTGCATTTATTTGGCCATGGTGTGGGTATATACATGACAATTTGGGTATTCTCTGTTGGATGGATTTAATGACTTTATTGGCACAAAGTTTTAAGCACATCCATCAAACACTTTAACTGACCTCAATTAAACAGAGTAAAACTGTATTTAGTTATAGATTGTTCTATATGTACATGTAAAGATGCTATAGCACTTTAGTTGTTGCTTGCCGCTGCAAGATCAAGACATATAGGGATCAGGACATAATGTTGTGTGGTCAAGCGTGTAGCACTGATGACCTAGCTACATAACAGGTGAGTTAGACATTAAAGAGTAAACATTGCTATATAGAATCACTGCACTgagtcattttacatgcataaaGTCAACAGAATTATACAGGGCAAGCTATAAACAATTTTAGAATTAAACTAGCCACTatgatgcaaaataataaaaataaataagattaataaaatgagtgataaaaaaaagagaaacattttaatATTCTGCTTCCACTGATGAGTACATCAGTGGAAGCAGTGCATTATATTGCATTGTCCTGTCTGCCCCTCCTAAATAATAATTCCATAAGGTGTCTCTGTATGGGCAACTGCACATTCCTGTTTCTTTTCCATTGACGTAGTTGTTCCCAGAGAAAGTCCCATTTTCCAGCTGCTATtctatttggaaaaaaaaaaaaaagacctgccATATGTTTATCATAGATTTCAAATCAAATAAACTCgtactataaaaaaatataaaacattgtttCCCCACGAGATAGGTCGATGATAACCGAGGGAAAACGCCCATCAGTCTTCAACCACCTAAGGATGCCAATCAACCTGTCAATCACATCTGGAAATGAAGTTTCCTTGAAAGTCAATGTCAAAATGATTGAAGTACACATGCATCAGTTGAGTAGCACAAGCTGAGGTGCTGTATGACCTGCCTGCCATTACAATCTACTTGACTTTGAATGAACGAAATCATCCTCTGTTGCTCCTTGCGTCTCCTCATTATACATTATCCAATGATTTATGCTGATAACTTGAACACTATACACCAATCATATGCTGTAAGTCCATAAAAACCTCTAAAGTAATTTTCTGGTATTTCAGAGCGGTTTTATTTAGAGGCGGCGCTTGTTGTCAACAGAGTAACGTCGTaacgatactttttttttttcaatcccaGTAAAAAGAGTTTGAGCAGGAACAGAGTTGTGCGTGTGTAGCAGGGGGGTCCGGCCGCATCTGGGGGGTGACTGCTGAATTTCAGCCcatttttttaattctattttatttaattttttttctattttatgttCTCCTTATTTTCCTTACTTCGATCAATCAAATCCGTTGCACTCGCGCGCACGCAGATACACTTGGAAGTACAGATTTTCATATAGACCATGAACAAACTCTATGTGGGGAATCTGAGTCCTTCGGTGACCGTGGAGGACCTGAAGCAGCTCTTCGGCGAAAGGAAGCTTCCCGTGACCGATCAGGTCCTGCTCAAATCCGGCTATGCCTTCGTGGACTTCCCCGACCAAAACTGGGCGATTAAAGCCATCGAGACGCTATCTGGTAAGTGCGTTTTTCACATCACGGAAAGTcagggttatatatatatatatatatatatatatatatatatatataaacgacgGACACCGCTATACCTTAAACACTTTCttggaaaaggaaagaaaaagtaAGGATCGCGCATCAGCCGCGCACTGTTCCATCACCAGTGTCAAAGTTGCTCGCGCGACCGGACAAATGTGCGAATTACCGCCCGCGAGCTCAATCACTCTTGCGCTTGCTAAATACACGCGATACAAGTTGGATTTATGATAGAATTCTTCAAATGCATGCTCGTTTCGTTAAACAGGAGAGCTGAATAGGGGCGATTTCTCAGCCTTCAGCACACTGGAATGTATCGGATGGGTCTGATGTTCGGGTGGTAGGCAtaattatttttcagttattttttgtCTTGATTTTATTGAAAAGAAGCGATCGAACTGAGCGAGGAGAAGGCGTCACGTGCATGTTCCTATGATGTCCAGGTATGTTTTTACGAGGTGTCTTAAAGGTGGGTGACGGGGGTCTGGAGGAAAGTGCTAATAAACAGGTAGCTGGGGGGGACGGAGGTGAGATGCCAATTTTTGTGCTGCGCCAGGCCACTCATACAAAACAGAACCCAATATGCACAACACCTCTATATTCTTATTGCATGCATGCGCTTGAGTCGTTATTCATGCTCCCGAAAAGTACGAACCCAAACCTACTTCACGAAAGAGGACATATTTAGGAAGAAGAGTCTTATCCTTTGACCTCCCATTCTATTCTTCAAACTCTCCTCATTGCTCGTATGTGGTTAGTGGGAGTGGAAAGCATGGCTGCCCTTTTTTATCGTATCATTTCATCAAGCATTTCGCATAATAGAAAATATGCTAAAGATAATATACCTCACTTGTATACGTGATAAAACTCACTGCAGGCCGACGTGCATTTATAAACACAAACTAGCTTGTATGATTAGATGCAATGTGTTTACGTTGCATGCCCAAGTTGCATGGCGTGGTTATGGATTCATTGgtgagattatatatatatatatatatatatatatatatatatatatatatatatatatatatatatgacacaaaATGTTGAAATTGTCGATATTGCACTGGAGGGCCCAGGTCATTCAACATTAAATATACGTTTTGATTGTAATTGTGATCATTTGCTTTGTTTCCTGCTCGCAGGGAAAGTTGAATTACATGGAAAAGTGATCGAGGTCGACTACTCTGTTCCTAAAAAACTGAggtaataataattttactttatttatatgCTTTTATAATGcacatgttattatttatttatgagttACTTTTTGTAATAGAAATAAAACGACAAGGCAAGCACACTTCTCCCAACCTAAACCTTTATGTGTTTTACTACGTTGTGATTTGGGggcatttcattttatttgatcCATATCTATTAAGTGCATATCTGGTCAGGGTTAATCAGCTCGACATGAAcgattttttttctgttcattttaTGCTCTTGATTATACTGACTGTTCTTAGGGATTAAGAATGAATACAGATATCTACTGGGGTTTTCCATGCATAAGCAAACGCAGATTTTGCTTTCAATGTCTCTGCCTCGCTAAAAGCTTTATGATCAGGCCTTGTATTTATGTGCTGCAAACCTACAACAAATCCAGTCAGCGTATGCAGACAAGAGAAACAAATTCGAACAGCGGATGTAAACGTTGTGTCGCAACCCTAGGACAAGTGCATAACCGAAATTTGACATCCAACCATTGTTCCTGTGCTTGAATTGTACAAGTGCAAGATTATTAAGCATGACCTCGTGGCGCGTGTTTGGGCCCTTCTGTGGCCCACGTGATTTCCCCTATAGGCCCTGCGTGTGTGTTCCTCGGGAGGGCGGCATAGAAATGGCTAGAGAACAGCCCACAAGCTTGAGATTTAAGTGCCTATGGAAAATAAGTACATGTACAGACGTATATTTCATATTAAGTAGGCGTCTCCTTGTCATACACTGCGTCAGAGCGGAGTAAAGCgcttaaatacaaataaatattaacaacTCACTGCTGTGAAGGTgtaaaaatgcttattttttaaCGCTTCTCTATTTTTACATTGGTCTTTGACGCTTCAGAGGGCCACACGCTACAGATGTAACTCGGGGAGTGTGTTGCAGAAAGTGCGCAGAGAAGATGGCCAGTCTTTGATTTGTTAGAGTCGGCCATGCTGCAGCTAGAGTCAACCTAACATGTCTGAGAGAGCAGCAGCATGTTTGCGGTTCATTCTAGAACGTTTCACACCGTTTTAGAACGTTTGACACGCTTCTAGAATCAGAGGTGAAATCTGAAGCGAACTAGAGCGGCTCACTTTACACAAGTGCGGTATCTGGACGCCTTTATTTCGCAGTATAATCCTCACACATAAGGCGCGTGTGTTTCGCGTGTTAGCTGTGGTGCTTCTCATGTCCATTTGGCCAATGATACACGTATTCGGTCACTTTAccaaagtgtttgtgtttttgtgtatttacGTTCGTAAGTAGGCTACTTAGCAATGATTATATAGCCTACAACACGTACGCTATATGTAGATATTCAGGAGAGCAGCACACATTGTTGATATGATTTAACGTGGACATTGTAATACGAGGTGTTATATATATTTCTCTGAATCCTCAGCGTAATTGTTTGTTTAATACAGTTAAAAAGCCTATCTATTAACAGTTGCCTTATTTTATATGGTATGTAACTAACATCAAATCAGCTTTAGAAATCGCCTATTCGTTAAATGCGAATGTCACGTGTTTTTATTCAGGTTTGAACAATGTCATTAAAAGCtgtctacacatacagtattatgAGGATTCAGTATTTTGTGTaggctacatatatatatatatgtgggtgTTCTCCCATTTTTTCATTTATGGGTTACCTGTTCACAgggttgtttaaaaaaatagtcAAAAATAATTATGTTGTTGTTTAGTATTTGTTTAGCTCTGGGATGCTTTCCCCCTCTCTTAGGctaaatcatattttattttttatttttattaaactctAAAGGTTGATTCCCTTCTGTAAGAAAAGACTATTAGAACTAAATTAAAGTTACATAAGAGGACATtttaatttgaatgtttatttgaaATGTTACATTCTGCACAGTTTCACAATttacaaaacaattaaaaacaaagatACAGTTTATGCAGCAgaaattattgtaatttaattaaagtATTTATAGTATATctgaatgttttaatgaatgcattttaatttgcatTACTTTTGTTTTCACAAATGAAGCTGTAAAATAAGTCAGACCAGGATTTCCTGAAAACTGATTTAACACTTTTACCTGTACATTGAGTCAGCTGCCTTAACGATTAGTTTTAcatgtaatttaaataattttaataaaagtcTAAGAAGATGTTGATCTGTAATTTGTGAGAATTATGGCACAATTTACAGTTTcacagtttttaattattttatttgtctctCAATAGACTAGCCTGAATGATCAGAGTTTTTATTCAAATAAAGAATATTATTAAAAAAGACCAATTTGTTAGAATTTGTATTAGTGTTCTGTTTAAAGCAGAAGCATCCcagtcttttattttgtttttatgacaaATCTAATACAGTGGTTTTATGGCACAAAACTCTTGcataacagctgctttctctagAAGTAGTTACATTTGGATTGTCAGATTTGTGGCTTACAATTAGCAGTGCTTTTGCTGAGAAGTCTGTACTTCTTTCAGCATTCTCCTTTTCTTCTAATGTTTTATAATGGGAGTTCTGTGCAGGACACAATGCTATTTATTTTCGGTCAAAGAAGTGGAAGGATGGGTAGATGTAGGGCAGAGCAGAGCTGCATGTATGCAACAGATGACATGACATGCTTTAGAGAGTTTAATATATTCCTCCAGGATTTATAAAAATGTAGGTTTGCATGTACTTTGAATCAGTATTGAATTATCAGTTTTACATTGCAATAAAgtgtttaattgcatttttaaaaacgATTTAAGGaaaactttatttattgtttgctcataaatcacacacacacacacaaataaataaccaGCATATTTAGATTAATCTTAATGTATTCACAAATTAGATATGATTTTAACAGCTTGTTTCTATGACTGTTTAACTAGTGGAGGAGGTCTTCATTGTGTGTTAGAAATAGTAATTAACCACAAATCTTTAGTTAAACCCTGTTGTCACTGAAGTGATTATTCTGTGAATTTATTAAAAGATCAGGTCTCTCAAAATACAGGGAAAGGTTTAGatatattttctattttcatTCGTCAAATCTTGTTACTGTGCTTATGTGTGGTATCAAGTCTGGTATTTTATCTACTttgttagaaataattattttttttatatcgatctgatgtaatgtgtttttttagCCAAaaccaaataacaaaatataatttcaaagcttgcataataaaaatgtgtattgAACAGATATGAACTGATTGCaggaaacatttttaaattcagaCAAATATATGCATTTAATTTTCAGATTAATTTTGTTCTTTTATTGAGTGAAATTCTTATTGTTTTAGTGATGTCCAAGACTATGTACTATCACAATTATCTGAGGGTGTCTTTAAAAGAATAGATTGTATATTTGATGATGGTGTCTAGATGGCTAAAAATAACCCATCTtagttaaaatgaatattttctatTGGCTTATGAGCTGAATAGATTGAGAAGCCAGAAGTGGAAGCAAAAAAGTGGGTTACGAAGGTGTTTAAATCTCACTAAAGAGCTAGTCACCAAGCCCAAGGGCATATGTATCTCAGAGATGAGGTCTGTCAGTAATGCCCTTTGCCTCCATCAGAGCTTTATTTATTGTCACTTTTGGCAAACCAATTAGTCTTGTGTCTGTTATACTTCCTGGAGTATTTGTTTAAAATCATTAGGATGAACCATATTTCGAGTGGATTCTCATCAAAGTTTGATGTACGCTAAAGTGTTATAATAAGATTTCTGAAAATAGTTTGTAATGGAATGATACTGAATATTCATGTTAATTTAACA is drawn from Myxocyprinus asiaticus isolate MX2 ecotype Aquarium Trade chromosome 11, UBuf_Myxa_2, whole genome shotgun sequence and contains these coding sequences:
- the tra2b gene encoding transformer-2 protein homolog beta isoform X1; this translates as MSDDEKDFVKRESRSASRSASPKGSGKSASRPRDRSPAHSKEGSHHSRSKSRSRSRSKTRSRSHRSSRRHYSRSRSRSHSRRRRSRSRSYSSEYRRRHSPSHSPMSNRRRHVGDRANPDPNCCLGVFGLSLYTTERDLREVFSKYGPLSDVSIVYDQQSRRSRGFAFVYFENREDSKEAKERANGMELDGRRIRVDFSITKRPHTPTPGIYMGRPTYGGGPSVSSRHRDYNERGYDRGGYDRYDDRDHYNNRSYRRRSPSPYYGRGPYRSRSRSRSYSPRHY
- the tra2b gene encoding transformer-2 protein homolog beta isoform X2, with product MSDDEKDFVKRESRSASRSASPKGSGKSASRPRDRSPAHSKEGSHHSRSKSRSRSRSKTRSRSHRSSRRHYSRSRSRSHSRRRRSRSRSYSSEYRRRHSPSHSPMSNRRRHVGDRANPDPNCCLGVFGLSLYTTERDLREVFSKYGPLSDVSIVYDQQSRRSRGFAFVYFENREDSKEAKERANGMELDGRRIRVDFSITKRPHTPTPGIYMGRPTYGGGPSVSSRHRDYNERGYDRGGYDRYDDRDHYNNRSYRRSPSPYYGRGPYRSRSRSRSYSPRHY